The Haemophilus parainfluenzae genome window below encodes:
- the hpf gene encoding ribosome hibernation-promoting factor, HPF/YfiA family, producing the protein MTLNITSKQMEITPAIREHVEGRLAKLEKWHTQLISPHFVLSKVPNGFSVEASIGTPLGNLLATATADDMYKAINEVEEKLERQLNKLQHKGESRRADECLKDSFEK; encoded by the coding sequence ATGACACTCAATATCACAAGCAAACAAATGGAAATCACCCCTGCAATCCGTGAACATGTGGAGGGAAGACTTGCAAAATTAGAGAAATGGCACACTCAACTGATTAGCCCACACTTTGTTTTAAGTAAAGTACCAAACGGCTTTTCTGTAGAGGCTTCAATTGGAACCCCATTAGGTAATCTACTTGCGACAGCAACCGCTGATGATATGTATAAAGCGATCAATGAAGTCGAAGAAAAATTAGAACGTCAATTAAATAAACTTCAACATAAAGGTGAATCCCGTCGAGCAGACGAATGTTTGAAAGATTCTTTTGAAAAATAA